The following are encoded in a window of Heptranchias perlo isolate sHepPer1 unplaced genomic scaffold, sHepPer1.hap1 HAP1_SCAFFOLD_1499, whole genome shotgun sequence genomic DNA:
- the LOC137309146 gene encoding TOX high mobility group box family member 4-like, with amino-acid sequence MMIGDFGSVIFCADAVTRSLLLRFFSQIYKRKTEAAKKEYLKALASYRASLVSKTAADSSETDALQTVQQTLASTTLSPALLVTPAPSQPAAPSPPVQPSAPRALAPRQDSVTTRHMASVSQSLLTVLPATLRLGTPAPQLVQVQLPIVGPPQLTQVRLQRLQPPPPLQQKPPPPLQAMPPHPPPLQPKLRQGIPQPPPLQVQIIQLQQLAPAHLQPAPAPPPPAIAPCPHPRLALPEQSPALPEVITQEESPPQADVELVSSSPTPPSEASSTPLLCVRTGCTNCPVSSTDWDSEYCSNECVVSHCR; translated from the exons atgatgattggtgattttgggtcggTTATATTCTGTGCCGATGCAGTGACCCGCTCCCTTCTCCTCCGTTTCTTTTCTCAGATATACAAGAGGAAGACTGAAGCTGCGAAGAAGGAGTATCTCAAAGCTCTGGCTTCTTACCGAGCCAGCCTCGTATCAAAG ACGGCCGCAGATTCGAGCGAGACGGACGCGCTCCAGACGGTGCAGCAGACGCTGGCATCGACCACCCTCTCCCCGGCCCTGCTGGTGACCCCTGCCCCCTCCCAGCcagccgccccctcccccccggtgcAGCCGAGCGCCCCTCGGGCCCTGGCACCGCGCCAGGACTCGGTCACCACCCGGCACATGGCCTCGGTGAGCCAGAGCCTGCTGACGGTGCTGCCCGCCACCCTGCGCCTGGGCACGCCAGCTCCGCAGCTGGTTCAGGTCCAGCTCCCCATCGTCGGCCCCCCTCAGCTCACCCAGGTCCGTCTCCAGCGCctgcagcccccaccccccctccagcaGAAGCCCCCGCCTCCGCTGCAGGCCATGCCCCCGCACCCACCGCCCCTCCAACCCAAGCTGCGCCAGGggatcccccaaccccccccactgcagGTCCAGATCATCCAGCTCCAGCAGCTGGCCCCCGCCCACCTCCAGCcggcccctgcccctcccccacccgccatcgccccctgcccccacccacgGCTCGCCCTTCCCGAACAGTCTCCGGCTCTTCCCGAGGTCATCACGCAG gaggAATCTCCGCCCCAGGCTGATGTGGAACTGGTGAGCAGCTCGCCGACCCCTCCCTCCGAGGCCTCCTCGACCCCCCTGTTGTGTGTGCGGACAGGGTGTACAAACTGTCCCGTGTCCAGCACTGACTGGGACAGTGAATATTGCAGCAACGAGTGCGTGGTCAGTCACTGCAGGTGA